A genomic region of Streptosporangium lutulentum contains the following coding sequences:
- a CDS encoding serine hydrolase domain-containing protein, with translation MIREGTPLPGRSTGFDHCSIIEKATGQPYEQALRTRIVKPLGLSATELPDDLLPQKLAQGEHGESRGATLVHSSIFWSAGGLVSTAHDVAVFYRALFNGDLPGGKALIRKNGIGFGVFSDELPCGIRVWSHSGMIHGYSGVAMSSEDGRRQIVIQLNSSAAGETTAIAQRLMCL, from the coding sequence ATGATCCGGGAAGGTACACCCCTCCCCGGCAGATCCACAGGTTTCGATCATTGCTCCATCATCGAGAAGGCCACCGGTCAGCCGTACGAGCAAGCGCTCCGCACGCGGATCGTGAAACCGCTCGGGCTCAGTGCCACAGAACTACCGGACGACCTCCTGCCGCAAAAGCTCGCCCAGGGCGAGCACGGCGAGAGTCGGGGAGCGACGCTCGTGCACTCCTCGATCTTCTGGTCAGCCGGCGGGCTGGTATCTACCGCGCACGACGTAGCGGTTTTCTATCGGGCGTTGTTCAACGGAGACCTGCCCGGAGGAAAGGCTCTCATTCGTAAGAACGGAATCGGTTTCGGCGTCTTCTCCGACGAGCTGCCATGCGGCATTCGCGTATGGAGCCATTCTGGGATGATCCACGGTTACTCAGGGGTCGCGATGAGCAGCGAGGACGGACGCCGCCAGATAGTGATCCAGCTCAACTCGTCCGCTGCCGGAGAGACCACGGCCATAGCGCAGAGACTGATGTGCCTGTGA
- the cmtR gene encoding Cd(II)/Pb(II)-sensing metalloregulatory transcriptional regulator CmtR → MFTAATRLDAMARLGRALADPNRCRILIALLEGPTYPARLADELGLTRQNVSNHLSCLRGCGLVIAAPEGRQTRYELSDRRLAHAIEDLLHVVLAVDPGHRDAHEAPGAD, encoded by the coding sequence ATGTTCACCGCCGCGACCCGCCTTGACGCGATGGCCCGGCTCGGAAGGGCGCTGGCCGATCCGAACCGCTGCCGGATACTGATCGCCCTGCTCGAAGGACCTACCTACCCCGCCCGGCTGGCCGACGAGCTCGGACTGACCCGCCAGAACGTGTCCAACCATCTGTCGTGCCTGCGAGGCTGCGGCCTGGTGATCGCGGCGCCCGAGGGACGTCAGACCCGCTACGAACTGTCCGACCGGCGCCTCGCCCATGCCATCGAGGACCTCCTCCACGTCGTGCTCGCCGTCGATCCCGGCCACCGTGACGCGCACGAGGCGCCTGGCGCCGACTAG
- a CDS encoding class I SAM-dependent methyltransferase → MADDVTPVSTPRAMTAAQALRWEELLRNVAEMLPAGPAYVVVDGGGEQDLIVAERLADTVHAAGRACVRLFDTVPSTGDDTWSAACDADAVVVAQGSHWRAHPPRDRWDVVIRLRTASTRPGNAKSDADIVIDLNDPAWPVIRHVAARLAGHPRWYVTESRAFFATRAATWDTKFGDDLPAYAAAIAEAGLPKGGVVADVGCGTGRALPALRRAVGPRGGVIAVDLTPEMLEQVRSQGRAEHAALVLADARHLPLTDASVDAVFAAGLITHLPDTDACLHELARITRPGGRLVLFHPSGRAALAARHGRTLRPDEPLAEAPLRRSMHQTGWQLTGYDDPEHRFLAIAARR, encoded by the coding sequence ATGGCTGACGACGTGACACCGGTATCCACACCGCGGGCGATGACCGCCGCCCAGGCTCTCCGATGGGAGGAACTCCTGCGGAATGTCGCTGAAATGCTCCCGGCCGGACCGGCGTACGTGGTGGTCGACGGCGGCGGCGAGCAGGACCTGATCGTCGCCGAACGCCTCGCGGACACCGTCCACGCCGCAGGACGCGCCTGCGTCCGCCTGTTCGACACCGTCCCGTCCACCGGCGATGACACCTGGAGCGCCGCGTGCGACGCCGACGCGGTCGTGGTGGCACAAGGCTCCCACTGGCGGGCCCACCCACCTCGCGACCGCTGGGACGTGGTGATCCGGCTGCGCACCGCGTCCACCAGGCCCGGGAACGCGAAGTCCGACGCTGACATCGTCATCGACCTGAACGATCCGGCCTGGCCGGTGATCCGCCACGTCGCCGCCCGGCTGGCCGGCCACCCCCGGTGGTACGTCACCGAAAGCCGGGCCTTCTTCGCCACCCGCGCCGCCACCTGGGACACCAAGTTCGGCGACGACCTGCCCGCCTACGCCGCCGCGATCGCCGAGGCAGGTCTGCCGAAAGGCGGCGTCGTCGCCGACGTCGGCTGCGGCACCGGCCGCGCCCTACCCGCCCTCCGCCGCGCCGTCGGTCCCCGCGGCGGTGTCATCGCGGTGGATCTGACCCCCGAGATGCTCGAACAGGTCCGCTCTCAAGGCCGCGCCGAGCACGCGGCCCTCGTCCTCGCCGACGCCCGGCACCTGCCCCTCACCGACGCGTCCGTCGACGCGGTGTTCGCCGCCGGGCTCATCACGCACCTGCCCGACACCGACGCGTGCCTTCACGAGCTGGCGCGCATCACCCGGCCGGGTGGCCGGCTCGTCCTCTTCCATCCCTCGGGACGTGCCGCTCTCGCCGCCCGCCACGGCCGCACCCTGCGCCCCGACGAGCCTCTCGCCGAAGCGCCCCTGCGTCGATCGATGCACCAGACCGGGTGGCAGCTGACCGGCTACGACGACCCGGAACACCGTTTCCTCGCCATCGCCGCCCGCCGGTAG
- a CDS encoding DUF3311 domain-containing protein, whose product MLTTPNGSDRSDRSPWNWLLILPIVLPLLSFLYNSDEPRLFGFPLFYWFQFACIAVGVVTTTVVYQMTKRRR is encoded by the coding sequence ATGTTGACCACTCCCAATGGGAGCGATCGAAGCGATCGCAGTCCCTGGAATTGGCTGCTGATTTTACCGATCGTCCTACCTTTACTTAGCTTTCTCTACAATTCCGATGAACCTCGGCTTTTTGGCTTCCCGTTGTTCTACTGGTTCCAATTCGCCTGCATCGCGGTCGGCGTCGTGACCACCACGGTCGTCTACCAGATGACCAAGCGGAGGCGATGA
- the mctP gene encoding monocarboxylate uptake permease MctP, with product MNEHLTEIIVFSVLFLLVSGMGFVAARWRRPDSLASLDEWGLGGRNFGPWVTWFLVGGDLYTAYTFVAVPALIWGAGAMGFFAVPYTIVVYPIVFLVLLRLWSVSHVHGFVTPADFVRARFGSPTLALLIAITGIVATMPYIALQLVGIEAVLKSMGVTGHLPIIIAFAILAAYTYQSGLRAPALIAFVKDTLIYIVIIVAIIVIPIKLGGWDAVFDNAQAKFAASPAPGDGIFLNANNQLQYITLALGSALALFLYPHSITGVLASRNRDVIKRNMSALPAYSLLLGLIALLGYMAIAAGITPIGTDNNTIVPQLFDQMFPDWFTGVAYAAIGIGALVPAAIMSIAAANLFTRNIYKEYIRPNANDADEARVSKITSLLVKVGAVLCILFLDTGFSIDLQLIGGIIILQTLPAVALGLYTRWFHRIGLIAGWAAGMVAGMLMLYNIGNPATGKLHFAGSAFPLEKLGLDTKMTIYAGVVALAVNLAVAALATVIARGAKVADGDDTTRPDHYLADEGDPRVKDLDL from the coding sequence GTGAACGAGCACCTGACCGAGATCATCGTCTTCTCCGTGTTGTTCCTGCTCGTCAGCGGCATGGGGTTCGTGGCCGCGCGCTGGCGCCGTCCGGACAGCCTTGCCAGCCTCGACGAATGGGGCCTCGGAGGCCGGAACTTCGGGCCGTGGGTGACCTGGTTCCTCGTCGGAGGCGACCTCTACACCGCTTACACCTTCGTGGCCGTGCCCGCGCTGATCTGGGGCGCGGGCGCGATGGGCTTCTTCGCCGTGCCGTACACGATCGTGGTCTATCCGATCGTGTTCCTGGTGCTGCTCCGGCTCTGGTCGGTCTCGCACGTGCACGGCTTCGTGACGCCGGCCGACTTCGTCCGGGCTCGCTTCGGCTCCCCCACGCTGGCACTGCTGATCGCGATCACCGGCATCGTCGCGACGATGCCCTACATCGCGCTCCAGCTCGTCGGTATCGAGGCCGTGCTGAAGTCGATGGGGGTGACCGGCCATCTGCCGATCATCATCGCGTTCGCCATCCTGGCCGCCTACACCTACCAGTCGGGCCTGCGCGCCCCGGCCCTGATCGCCTTCGTCAAGGACACGCTGATCTACATCGTGATCATCGTCGCGATCATCGTGATCCCGATCAAGCTGGGCGGCTGGGACGCGGTCTTCGACAACGCCCAGGCCAAGTTCGCGGCCTCGCCCGCACCGGGCGACGGCATCTTCCTCAACGCCAACAACCAGCTGCAGTACATCACCCTGGCCCTGGGCTCGGCACTCGCGCTCTTCCTCTACCCGCACAGCATCACCGGCGTGCTGGCCTCCAGGAACCGTGACGTGATCAAGCGGAACATGTCCGCGCTCCCGGCCTACAGCCTGCTCCTGGGCCTGATCGCACTGCTCGGCTACATGGCCATCGCGGCCGGGATCACCCCCATCGGCACGGACAACAACACGATCGTGCCGCAGCTGTTCGACCAGATGTTCCCCGACTGGTTCACCGGGGTCGCCTACGCCGCGATCGGCATCGGTGCGCTGGTCCCCGCGGCGATCATGTCGATCGCCGCGGCGAACCTCTTCACTCGCAACATCTACAAGGAGTACATCAGGCCGAACGCCAACGACGCCGACGAGGCCCGGGTCTCCAAGATCACTTCACTGCTCGTCAAGGTCGGCGCGGTGCTGTGCATCCTGTTCCTGGACACCGGCTTCTCCATCGACCTCCAGCTCATCGGCGGCATCATCATCCTGCAGACGCTCCCGGCGGTCGCGCTGGGGCTCTACACCCGCTGGTTCCACCGCATCGGCCTGATCGCCGGATGGGCCGCCGGAATGGTCGCCGGAATGCTCATGCTCTACAACATCGGCAACCCCGCCACCGGCAAGCTGCACTTCGCCGGATCGGCGTTCCCGCTGGAGAAGCTGGGCCTGGACACCAAGATGACGATCTACGCGGGCGTCGTGGCGCTGGCCGTCAACCTCGCGGTCGCCGCGCTCGCCACGGTCATCGCCCGTGGTGCCAAGGTGGCCGACGGCGACGACACCACCCGGCCCGACCACTATCTCGCCGACGAGGGCGACCCCCGGGTCAAGGACCTCGACCTCTGA
- a CDS encoding cation diffusion facilitator family transporter, which yields MGHGHGHGHPRATGAAAYRGRLAVVLALTLVVFVVEIIGAVLSGSLALLADAGHMATDAAGIALALFAIWVAGRPAGLQRTFGYQRAEILAAAVNAVVLLALSVYILYEAVRRFSDPEPVGGTVMLVAAVAGLVANAVGLWLLRRGQAESLNLRGAYLEVLGDLLGSVAVIVAAVVIALTGWTRVDPIVSVVIALLIVPRTWSLLREAVDILLEAVPKGVDLQEVRRHLLEAQGVLDVHDLHAWTITSGVPVMSAHVVVEEQVLTSGDLGQVLDRLHECLAGHFDVEHSTLQLEPAGHADHEGARHR from the coding sequence ATGGGACACGGACACGGGCACGGCCACCCCCGGGCGACGGGAGCCGCGGCATACCGCGGTCGCCTGGCCGTCGTGCTGGCGCTGACCCTCGTCGTGTTCGTCGTCGAAATCATCGGGGCGGTGCTGTCGGGCAGCCTGGCCCTGCTCGCCGACGCCGGGCACATGGCCACCGACGCGGCGGGGATCGCACTGGCGCTGTTCGCGATCTGGGTGGCCGGCAGACCGGCCGGCCTCCAGCGGACCTTCGGCTACCAGCGCGCGGAGATCCTCGCCGCGGCGGTCAACGCGGTCGTGCTGCTCGCCCTGAGCGTCTACATCCTGTACGAGGCCGTCCGGCGCTTCAGCGACCCCGAGCCGGTCGGCGGCACGGTGATGCTGGTCGCGGCCGTGGCCGGCCTGGTCGCCAACGCGGTCGGGTTGTGGCTGCTGCGCCGCGGACAGGCCGAGAGTCTCAACCTGCGGGGGGCCTACCTGGAGGTTCTCGGCGATCTGCTGGGGTCGGTCGCGGTGATCGTGGCCGCGGTCGTCATCGCGCTCACCGGCTGGACGAGGGTGGACCCGATCGTCTCCGTCGTCATCGCCCTGCTGATCGTGCCCCGCACCTGGAGCCTGCTGCGCGAGGCCGTGGACATCCTGCTGGAGGCCGTTCCCAAGGGCGTCGACCTGCAGGAGGTCCGGCGGCATCTGCTGGAGGCGCAGGGCGTCCTCGACGTCCACGATCTGCACGCCTGGACCATCACCTCGGGCGTCCCGGTCATGTCGGCCCATGTCGTGGTGGAAGAGCAGGTCCTGACCAGCGGTGACCTCGGCCAGGTACTGGACCGGCTGCACGAGTGCCTGGCCGGCCACTTCGACGTGGAGCACTCCACGCTGCAACTGGAGCCTGCCGGGCACGCCGACCACGAAGGCGCCCGGCACCGCTGA
- a CDS encoding putative quinol monooxygenase, whose protein sequence is MIFIVVKFAVRPERSDDWLSLVDDFTQATRREPGNIFFEWSKSVDTPDEFVLVEAFASSAAGETHVSSEHFKTAMAWMPKVIAKTPQIINVEVPGEGWSQMAELTPAS, encoded by the coding sequence ATGATCTTCATTGTCGTCAAGTTCGCCGTCCGTCCCGAGCGAAGCGATGACTGGCTCTCGCTCGTCGACGACTTCACCCAGGCCACGCGGCGGGAACCGGGGAACATCTTCTTCGAATGGTCCAAGAGCGTCGACACGCCCGACGAGTTCGTCCTGGTCGAGGCGTTCGCCTCGTCCGCCGCGGGCGAAACGCATGTGAGCTCCGAACACTTCAAGACCGCCATGGCCTGGATGCCCAAGGTGATCGCGAAGACCCCGCAGATCATCAACGTCGAGGTGCCCGGTGAGGGCTGGTCACAGATGGCGGAGCTGACCCCGGCCTCGTAG
- a CDS encoding sporulation protein gives MIFKRMLGALGVGAPSVDTVLAASRVQPGGLVHGEVRIKGGDFDADIEYIALGLVTRVESEHGEGEQIGLMEFHRVQVSGPFKLRTGEDKVVPFGFPVPWEAPITEIAGQHLRGMAMGVRTELAIAKAVDKGDLDPLEIEPLASQEAVLRAFSQFGFQFKGADLERGHIYGIRQQLPFFQEIEFYPPPQYSGQINEVELTLVAGPGGLDVIVEADKRAGRSSTDAIGRWQVSHDQALHRDWASEINGWLASLAQYSHGGFHQGGHDPYAHHGGGHRGGHHGSGMGSVVTAGAAGLVGGYVVADMAEEFFEGEEGEEE, from the coding sequence GTGATCTTCAAACGGATGCTGGGGGCCCTCGGTGTCGGGGCGCCTTCGGTGGACACCGTCCTGGCCGCGTCTCGGGTACAGCCCGGCGGGCTGGTGCACGGAGAAGTGCGGATCAAGGGCGGCGACTTCGACGCCGACATCGAGTACATCGCGCTGGGGCTGGTCACCCGGGTCGAATCTGAGCACGGCGAGGGTGAGCAGATCGGCCTGATGGAGTTCCATCGCGTGCAGGTCTCGGGACCGTTCAAACTGCGCACCGGTGAGGACAAGGTCGTCCCGTTCGGTTTTCCCGTTCCGTGGGAGGCGCCGATCACCGAGATCGCCGGTCAGCACCTGCGCGGCATGGCCATGGGCGTGCGCACCGAGCTGGCCATCGCCAAGGCGGTCGACAAGGGCGACCTGGACCCGCTCGAGATCGAACCGCTGGCCTCCCAGGAGGCCGTGCTGCGGGCGTTCTCGCAGTTCGGGTTCCAGTTCAAGGGAGCCGATCTGGAGCGGGGCCACATCTACGGCATCAGGCAGCAGCTGCCGTTCTTCCAGGAGATCGAGTTCTACCCCCCGCCCCAGTACTCCGGGCAGATCAACGAGGTCGAACTGACCCTCGTCGCAGGCCCCGGTGGCCTGGACGTCATCGTGGAAGCCGACAAGCGCGCCGGCCGTTCGAGCACCGACGCCATCGGCCGCTGGCAGGTCAGCCACGACCAGGCCCTGCACCGCGACTGGGCATCGGAGATCAACGGCTGGCTGGCCTCTCTGGCCCAGTACTCCCACGGCGGCTTCCACCAGGGCGGCCACGACCCGTACGCCCACCACGGCGGTGGTCACCGCGGCGGGCACCACGGTTCGGGGATGGGATCGGTCGTGACCGCCGGAGCGGCGGGACTGGTCGGCGGCTACGTGGTCGCGGACATGGCCGAGGAGTTCTTCGAAGGCGAGGAGGGCGAAGAGGAGTGA
- a CDS encoding LacI family DNA-binding transcriptional regulator: MTDVAKAAGVSHQTVSRVLNEHPNVRAETRTRILEVIDRLGYRRNLVARALVTRHTRTLGVVGFNTTLYGPASTVDGIEQAARAAGYFVSIVSLRTVDAAGMRDAIGYLADQGVDGIVVVAPRRLAARAFDGLPRDMPAVAVEGQQEGEMSVVSVDQIEGARLATEHLLELGHQTVWHVSGPSDWLEAESRIEGWRTALEAAGRTVPTPLAGDWSPRSGYAAGRLLAAMADQVTAVFVANDQMALGVLRALTEEGVKVPEQVSLVGFDDIPEAEFFSPPLTSVRQDFGAVGRSSIEVLLRQIETGEAPVRERLTVPPLLVARNSTAPLR; the protein is encoded by the coding sequence ATGACCGATGTGGCCAAGGCGGCGGGCGTTTCTCATCAGACGGTCTCGCGGGTGCTCAACGAGCATCCCAACGTTCGTGCCGAGACGCGCACCCGGATCCTGGAAGTGATCGACCGGCTCGGCTACCGCCGCAACCTCGTCGCTCGCGCGCTGGTCACCCGCCACACCCGGACCTTGGGCGTGGTCGGCTTCAACACCACGCTGTACGGCCCGGCCAGCACGGTCGACGGCATCGAGCAGGCGGCCAGGGCGGCCGGTTACTTCGTGAGCATCGTCAGCCTGCGCACCGTCGACGCGGCGGGCATGCGCGACGCGATCGGCTATCTGGCCGACCAGGGGGTCGACGGGATCGTCGTGGTGGCGCCGCGGCGCTTGGCGGCCCGCGCCTTCGACGGCCTGCCCCGGGACATGCCCGCGGTGGCCGTCGAAGGTCAGCAGGAGGGCGAGATGTCGGTGGTCAGCGTGGATCAGATCGAGGGCGCCCGACTGGCCACCGAGCACCTGCTGGAGCTGGGGCACCAGACCGTCTGGCATGTCAGCGGCCCCTCCGACTGGCTGGAGGCCGAGAGCCGCATCGAGGGCTGGCGCACGGCCCTCGAAGCCGCCGGCCGGACCGTCCCCACGCCGTTGGCCGGCGACTGGAGCCCGCGTTCGGGATACGCGGCGGGCCGTCTGCTCGCCGCGATGGCCGACCAGGTCACCGCGGTGTTCGTGGCCAACGACCAGATGGCCCTCGGCGTGCTGCGCGCGCTGACCGAGGAAGGAGTGAAAGTCCCCGAGCAGGTCAGCCTCGTGGGTTTCGACGACATCCCCGAGGCGGAGTTCTTCTCCCCGCCGCTCACCAGCGTCAGGCAGGACTTCGGCGCCGTGGGCAGGAGCAGCATCGAGGTGCTGCTCCGGCAGATCGAGACGGGCGAGGCCCCCGTACGCGAGCGGCTGACCGTGCCTCCCCTGCTCGTCGCCAGGAACAGCACCGCCCCCCTGCGGTGA
- a CDS encoding serine hydrolase domain-containing protein: MRATRLGSISLVIAMSPCSQTPPTPETEPPRIGYASAVQAGADDLVTAGSPGATVHFREGDEVREAAAGFADATARDPMRPDHRFRIASITKTFTATLVLQLVHERKLALGDTLGRLLPGILPGADAVTVTQLLTHTSGIPDYLTTPRFMEAILERGEHSRRWPPRTLLSYVGKLSESGDYRYSNTNFILLGLIIGAIVNTCGSRSFKRLRMGRGRRVVRRACRR; encoded by the coding sequence ATGCGCGCGACCCGCCTCGGATCGATTTCACTGGTCATCGCCATGAGCCCGTGCTCCCAGACACCTCCCACCCCGGAGACCGAACCCCCACGAATCGGATACGCCTCCGCCGTTCAGGCCGGTGCGGACGATCTGGTGACCGCCGGATCACCTGGGGCGACGGTCCATTTTCGCGAGGGCGACGAGGTGAGGGAGGCAGCGGCCGGATTCGCCGACGCGACGGCACGAGACCCGATGCGGCCGGACCACCGCTTCCGGATCGCGAGCATCACCAAGACATTCACCGCGACGCTCGTGCTCCAACTGGTTCACGAGCGGAAACTCGCCCTTGGCGACACACTCGGGCGCCTACTGCCCGGAATCCTGCCGGGCGCCGATGCCGTGACCGTCACGCAGTTACTGACGCATACCAGTGGCATACCGGACTATCTCACCACTCCCCGTTTCATGGAAGCCATCCTGGAGCGCGGTGAGCACTCACGGAGATGGCCGCCCCGGACATTGCTGAGCTACGTGGGCAAACTCTCCGAAAGCGGCGACTATCGCTACTCCAACACCAATTTCATCCTGCTCGGGCTCATCATCGGAGCAATCGTCAATACCTGTGGATCAAGATCTTTTAAGCGGCTGCGGATGGGACGTGGTCGTCGGGTCGTTCGACGAGCTTGCCGCCGGTGA
- the cobF gene encoding precorrin-6A synthase (deacetylating) — protein sequence MKRILIVGIGAGDPDHLTLQAVKAIAAADVFFILDKGEAGHDLIRLRQDLVDAHARAPYRLVKARDPDRDRTSAAYATAVQDWRSRRAGVYERLIRDELGDDETGAFLVWGDPSLYDSTPAVLEEVLDRGAVRFVYDVVPGISSVSALAARHRIGLTRIARPLHITTGRRLALEVPEADDIVVMLDARCAFATLPDAAEFEIYWGAYLGTPDEILVAGAVTEVAGQIRDVRAAARERKGWIMDTYLLRRVSR from the coding sequence GCGGCCGACGTGTTCTTCATCCTGGACAAGGGCGAGGCCGGGCACGATCTCATCCGGCTCCGGCAGGACCTCGTCGACGCGCACGCCCGCGCGCCGTACCGGCTGGTCAAGGCCCGTGATCCCGACCGCGACCGGACCAGCGCCGCCTATGCCACCGCGGTCCAGGACTGGCGATCACGCCGCGCCGGCGTCTACGAACGGCTCATCCGCGACGAGCTCGGCGACGACGAGACCGGCGCGTTTCTCGTCTGGGGCGACCCCTCCCTCTACGACAGCACGCCGGCCGTCCTTGAGGAGGTCCTGGATCGGGGCGCGGTCCGATTCGTCTACGACGTCGTGCCCGGCATCAGCAGCGTGTCCGCTCTGGCCGCCCGGCACCGCATCGGCCTGACCCGGATCGCGCGGCCCCTGCACATCACCACGGGCCGCCGCCTGGCCCTGGAGGTCCCCGAGGCCGACGACATCGTCGTCATGCTCGACGCCCGCTGTGCCTTCGCCACCCTTCCCGACGCCGCCGAATTCGAGATCTACTGGGGCGCCTATCTCGGCACCCCCGACGAGATCCTGGTGGCCGGAGCGGTCACGGAGGTCGCCGGCCAGATCCGCGACGTCCGCGCCGCGGCTCGGGAACGCAAAGGCTGGATCATGGACACCTACCTGCTGAGACGGGTCTCTCGGTGA
- a CDS encoding TOBE domain-containing protein yields the protein MLLSARNKIPARVTAVTHGEATANVELDASGVRLVASITMEAARELGLSQGSEVIAVIKASDLILATRD from the coding sequence ATGCTGTTGAGTGCGCGCAACAAGATTCCGGCACGGGTCACCGCCGTCACCCACGGTGAGGCGACGGCCAACGTGGAGCTGGATGCGAGCGGGGTACGGCTGGTGGCCTCGATCACCATGGAGGCCGCGCGGGAGCTGGGCCTGTCTCAGGGCAGCGAGGTGATCGCGGTGATCAAGGCGTCCGACCTGATCCTGGCGACGCGCGACTGA
- a CDS encoding IS256 family transposase — MPEPPADDSSSTAAASSLIDEIVREGARKMLAAALQAEVDAYIAAFADERDAAGRRLVVRNGSHQPREILTAAGAIEVTAPRVNDKRIDEQTGERQRFSSSILPAWARKTPQVSEVLPLLYLHGLSSGDFIPALGQFLGSTAGLSAPVITRLTETWKGEQRAFAARDLSGADYVYLWVDGIHVNIRLEEHKLCLLVMIGVRADGRKELVALSDGYRESAESWADLLRDAKRRGMRAPVLAMGDGALGFWSALREVFPQAREQRCWFHKIANVLGALPKSAHPAAKKALAEIWNAEDKDHAQAAVKGFQAAYGAKYPKAVTKVVDDLEELLAFYDFPAEHWVHLRTTNPIESTFATVRHRTKVTKGPGSRAAGLAMAFKLIESAQARWRAVNAPHLVALVRAGATFTGGKLVERPDDHVPSAAA, encoded by the coding sequence GTGCCCGAACCGCCCGCTGACGACAGCTCATCGACGGCCGCCGCCTCCTCGTTGATCGATGAGATCGTCCGTGAGGGCGCCCGTAAGATGCTGGCCGCCGCGTTGCAGGCCGAGGTGGACGCCTACATCGCCGCCTTCGCTGACGAGCGCGATGCGGCCGGTCGCCGTCTGGTGGTGCGTAACGGCTCCCATCAGCCGCGCGAGATCCTCACCGCGGCCGGCGCGATCGAGGTCACGGCCCCGCGCGTCAACGACAAGCGCATCGACGAGCAGACGGGTGAGCGTCAGCGGTTCTCCTCATCGATCCTGCCGGCCTGGGCGCGTAAGACCCCGCAGGTCAGCGAGGTGTTGCCGCTGTTGTACCTGCACGGCCTGTCCTCGGGCGATTTCATCCCCGCGCTGGGCCAATTCCTCGGCTCGACCGCGGGCCTGTCCGCGCCGGTGATCACTCGTCTGACCGAGACCTGGAAGGGCGAGCAGCGCGCGTTTGCCGCCCGCGACCTGTCCGGCGCCGACTACGTCTACCTGTGGGTCGACGGCATCCACGTCAACATCCGGCTGGAGGAGCACAAGCTGTGCCTGCTGGTGATGATCGGGGTGCGCGCTGATGGCCGCAAGGAACTCGTCGCGCTGAGCGACGGCTATCGGGAGTCGGCTGAGTCGTGGGCCGATCTGCTGCGCGATGCCAAAAGGCGCGGGATGCGGGCGCCGGTGCTGGCGATGGGGGACGGTGCGCTGGGGTTCTGGTCCGCGCTTCGGGAGGTGTTTCCGCAGGCCAGAGAGCAGAGGTGTTGGTTTCACAAGATCGCTAATGTGCTGGGGGCGCTGCCGAAGTCCGCTCACCCCGCAGCGAAGAAGGCCCTGGCCGAGATCTGGAACGCCGAGGACAAAGACCATGCCCAGGCCGCGGTCAAGGGCTTCCAGGCCGCCTACGGCGCCAAGTATCCCAAGGCCGTGACCAAGGTGGTCGACGACCTCGAGGAGCTGCTCGCCTTCTATGACTTCCCGGCCGAGCACTGGGTGCACCTACGCACGACCAACCCGATCGAGTCGACCTTCGCCACCGTCCGGCACCGCACCAAGGTCACCAAGGGGCCCGGCTCACGCGCTGCCGGGCTGGCCATGGCGTTCAAGCTGATCGAGTCCGCCCAGGCCCGCTGGCGCGCGGTCAACGCCCCTCATCTGGTCGCGCTGGTCCGCGCCGGGGCGACCTTCACCGGCGGCAAGCTCGTCGAACGACCCGACGACCACGTCCCATCCGCAGCCGCTTAA